DNA sequence from the Fuscovulum ytuae genome:
TTTTTCCTGCGCGGCGGCCAATTCGCGCATCTTCCATTCTAGCGTGCGTTCCGCAGCCAGCCGCGCACGCCGTTCACGGGCAAGGCGATCCGCAAGCGAGAGGGAAGCGGCGGTGGGGGGGCAGGCGTCATGACAATCCGACTCAAGCTCAGCGCAGCGTGGTTTCACCTTGCCGCCTTTCGGTGAACCATGGGTTAACGCCTGCGCCGGAAATGCAAATTGGACGACTCATTGCGCCAAGGCGGGCAGCCGTGCCAGCATTGGGCAAGAACCTCCGTACTGTGTGGTGAGATCATGCGCTTTCTTTCCGTTTCCCTTGCCTTTGCCTTGCTGCTCGTGCCGATCGCGGCATCAGCGCAGGAGTTGGTGCCGCAGAAGCGCGCCGTCCTTTCGCAGGATATTGACCTTCCGGGAGGGGATATCGGGTCAGCCTTTGACACGACTTTGGAGGCCTGTGAACGCGCCTGTCTGGCGGGGGCAGCTTGTGAGGCCTTTACCTTCAATAGCCGGAATGGAAGCTGTTTCCTGAAGGCCGGGCCGGGGGAAGGTGTGGCCTATGGCGGCGCGTTTTCGGGTCTGGTGCGGGCGGCAGCGGCTGGCAGTGCCGAGCGAGCGCGGACACGGCAGGGCGAAATCGGCTTTGTGCAGGATTGGGAATTCGGTGCGGTGACCGCGCAGGCGGTTGCGCTGGGGCGCGAGCACGTGACCGGGCCTTGGACAGCGTCGGAATGGATAGCGACCGCGCAGAATGCCGAAATGGCAGGCGATTACGCGGGTGCTGCGCGGAGCATGGGGGCCGCAGTCAACATCACGGACGCGGCGGGGGATTGGGCGGAATATGCACGATTGCTGCTGGCGGCGGGCGATGCGGAAGGGCCGGATCAGCAGGCTTTGCGCGAGCGGTCCTATCAGGCGGCGGTGAATGCCTATCTACGGGCAGAAGGCGCGGCAGAGCGACATACCATCCTTGTCACCATGGGCATGGCGCTGGAGCGGTTGGGGCGCGGATCGGATACTGTGAAGGCGCTCCGTCTGGCGCAATCGCTGCAAACCCGCGATGACACGGCGGCCTATCTGGCGCAGGCAGCGGGGCAATACGGGTTCCGCATCGTGGAGAACCGGGTGGAGAGTGACAGTGCACGGCCCCGTATCTGTGCGACCTTTTCCGAGGATCTGGTGGCGAAGGGTGTGGATTACGCAACCTTCGTGCAATTGGATGAACCGGGCCTGACGGTTTCTGCTCAGTTCCGCGACATCTGCGTTGAGGGGCTGGTCCATGGCCAGCGCGCGACCGTGACCTTTCGCGAAGGGCTGCCTGCTGCCGATGGGCAGGTGCTGATGGGATCGGTGGATATCACGCAGTATATCCGCGACCGTAGCCCCGGCGTGCGCTTCCCGGGGCGGGCCTATGTTCTGCCCAAAGCGGGCGAGCCTGCGCTGCCTGTCGAGACGGTGAATACGGAGGCGCTGGAACTGATCCTCTATCGCGTTACGGATCGGAACCTGATCAGGGCCTTCCAGAACGGATACCTGTCTGCGCCGATGGCAGAGTGGCAGGAATATGACTTCACTTCCCAGACGGGGACAGAGGTCTGGCGCGGCACCGCCGAAGTTAGCTTGGACGTGAACCGTGACGTGACCACGCGGCTGCCGATGGCCGAGGCTTTGGCCGGGCAAGGGGCGGGGGTCTATGCGCTGCGTGCGTCGGTCCCCGGCAAACCGTCGTGGCAGGTTCCGGCGGGATGGCAGTGGTTCACGGTGTCTGACCTTGGGCTGACAACGCTTTCGGGCGTGGATGGGTTACATGTCTTTGTTCGGTCTTTGGGTTCGGCCGAGGCGAAGGCAGGGATCGCTGTCGAGCTTTTGTCGAATGGGAATGAAGTTCTGGGCCGCACCCAGACGGATGCGCAGGGTTATGCCCGGTTCGATGCAGGGCTGACCAAGGGGACGGGGGCGGCCGCGCCCGCGATGGTGGTGGCGCGCGAGGGGGAGGCGGATGTGGCTTTCCTGTCGCTGACCGATCCGGAATTCGATCTGTCGGATCGCGGCGTGGAGGGGCGCGAGGCTGCACCTCCAGTAAATGTGTTCCTGGCGACGGATCGGGGGGCCTATCGCGCGGGCGAGACGGTCTTTGCGACGGCCTTGGCGCGCGACAGTGGGGCGGCAGCGATCGAGGGACTGCCGCTGACGGTGGTGGTGAAACGGCCTGACGGGGTGGAACATGCGCGACAGGTGGTGAATGACTGGAGCGGCGGCTACGTGATTTCGCAGCCGATCCTTGCCTCTGCCCAGCGCGGCGTTTGGCGAATGGAGATACTTGCCGAGGCGGATGCCCCACCCCTGACGGCGACAACCTTTCTTGTAGAGGATTTCCTGCCGGAGAGGATCGATTTCGACGTGATGCTGCCAGAAGGGTTGCGCCCCGGCGAGGTGGCAGAACTGGGCGTAACGGCGCGTTATCTTTTCGGAGCGCCGGGGGCAGATTTGGCAGTTGAAGGTGAGGTGCTGTTGCGTGCGGCAACGGGCTTGCCGGGATGGGAGGGCTATCGCTTTGGCCCGCATGACACGCCCTTTAGTGCCGTGATGCAGGGGTTCGATCCTGCGCGGACGGATGCGGCGGGACTGGCCAGTGTGACAGTTGCCCTTCCCGATGTGGGCGATCCGGGCGTTCCGCTGGAGGCGCGGGTGGCTGTGCGGGTAGCCGAGGGATCGGGCCGTCCTGTCGAGCGCGTGACGACGGTGCCCTTGGCGGCGAATGGGCCGATGATCGGTGTGAAGCCGATGTTCGATGGGGTTGTGGCCGAGAATGCCGAGGCGCGCTTCACGCTGGCGGGCGTGGACGCGGATGGGGCGGCCACGCCGATGGCGACCCGGTGGGAGTTGGTGCGGATCGAGACGACCTATCAGTGGTATCAAAGCTTTGGCAATTGGATGTGGCAGCCCGTTACGAGGCGGGAACGGGTCGCCGAGGGCGAGGTGGCGCTATCTGACCCGGTCGAGATTGCCGCGCCTGTTACATGGGGTGAATATGTGCTGACCGTGACGCAAGAAGGCGGCGCGGCGGTGACCTCTGTTCCGTTCAACGCGGGCTGGTTCGCGGCGGCGGATGCCGCATCAACGCCGGATACTCTGGAGCTGTCTTTGGACAAGGCGGCCTATGCGGCGGGTGATGTGGCCAAGCTGCGGCTGGTGCCACGTTTCGCGGGCAAGGCGGTGGTGATGGTCCTGTCAAACCGTCTGGTCGCCATGCAGGCTGTGACTGTCGCCGAGGGCGAGAATGTGATCGACCTGCCCGTGACGGATGAATGGGGCACGGGCGTCTATGTGACGGCACAGGTTTTGCGGCCCATGGATGTGGCGGCGGGACGAAACCCTGCGCGGGCGCTGGGTCTGGCCCATGCTGGGGTCGATCCGGGGGCACGGGCCCTGCGCGCGACGGTGGAGGTTGCGCCCGAGGCCGATCCGCGCGGGGTGTTGCCCGTAGCGGTGAAAGTCGATGGGTTGGCTGCGGGCGAGGCGGCCTATGTCACCATCGTGGCGGTGGATCAGGGTATCTTGAACCTGACGGCTTATAAGGCCCCCGATCCACAGGGGCATTACTTTGGCCAAAGAAAGCTAGGCGTTGGCATCCGCGATATCTATGGCCGTCTGATCGACGGGCTGAACGGGGCCGAGGGCGTGGTGCGATCCGGCGGCGATGCGGGTGCGCAGGCACGGTTGCAAGCACCGCCCCCGACAGAAGAGCTGGTGGCCTATTTCACTGGGCCGGTTGAAGTTGGCGCGGATGGCTACGCGCGGGCGGAGTTCACGTTGCCCGCCTTTAACGGCACGGTGAAGGTGATGGCGGTCGCCTGGTCCAAGACTGGGGTCGGGCAGGCGAGTGCGGACGTGCTGGTGCGCGATCCTGTGGTGGTGACGGCCTCCTTGCCGCGCTTCATGGCACCGGGGGATGAGGCCCGGGTTCTGCTGGAGATTGTGCATGCGACGGGGCCATTTGGAACGATGGGCCTTTCGGTCGAAGGGCGGGGTGTGGAGGTGGGCGATGTGCCTGCGACCATCGATCTCGCCGAAAAGGGCAAGCAGGTGGTGGCCGTGCCGCTGGTGGCAGGATCCGAGGGCGTGCACGAGGTGGCAGTGATCCTGACCACACCGGATGGGAAGGTGTTGGAAAAGCTGCTTTCCCTGCCTGTCCTACGGAATGACCCGGAAGTGGTACGGGTGTCGCGGTTCGATCTTGCCTCGGGGCAGACCTTCCAGTTCGACGATGCGGTGCTGGCGGGATATCTGCCGGGCGCGCGGGCAACGCTGGCCATCGGGCCTTTGGCGCGGCTGAATGCGCCAGGGCTTTTGGCGGCACTGGACCGGTATCCCTATGGCTGCACGGAACAGATGACGTCTAAGGCGATGCCGCTGCTTTATTTCGACGAGGTGGCGCAGGCCATGTCGCTGCCCTGGGCCGAGAATGTGCAAGGCCGGGTGCAAGAGGCAGTGGCCGAGATCCTGACCAATCAAGGGGCAGAAGGCGGCTTTGGCCTTTGGGGGCCGGGGTCGGGCGATCTGTGGCTGGATGCCTATGTGACCGACTTCCTGTCGCGGGCCAAGGCACGCGGGTTTGACGTGCCGGACCCGGCCTTCCGCATGGCACTGGACAATCTGCGCAATCAGGTGAATTTCGCCGCCGATTTCGATTATGGCGGCGAGGCGCTGGCCTATGCCTTGATGGTGCTGGCGCGCGAAGGGGCGGCGGCGATTGGCGATCTGCGCTATTATGCCGATGTGAAGGGCGATGCCTTTGCAACGCCGACAGCGATGGCGCAACTTGGCGCGGCGCTGGCGGCCTATGGCGAACAAACGCGGGCGGATGCGATGTTCGCGCGGGCGGGCGCGGCGCTGGACGCTGCGTCCTTGGAGACCGAACAACTGTTCCGCGCGGATTTCGGAACCTCCTACCGGGATGCGGCGGCGGTTTTGACGCTGGCGGTTGAAGCGGGGTCGAATGCCGTGGACCGCGAGGCGTTGACGGACCGGATCGCCACCTCGGGCGTTTTGTCCACGCAGGAAAGCACATGGGCCCTTTTGGCGGCGAATGCCTTGATCGAACGACCCGAAGTTTCGGGGGTGACGATCAACGGGCAGCCTGCGGATGGCCCCCTGGTGCAGATGCGGGCCTTGGGGGCCGCGCCTGTGGCGGTGGCGAATAGCGCGGCGGATACGACACTGACCGTGACGACCTTTGGCGTGCCCGAGGGGGACGAGGCGGCATCCGGCAACGGCTATGCGATTTCGCGCAGCTATTTCACGATGGACGGCACGCCGATGGATGCATCACAGGTGGCCGTGGGCACGCGGATGATCGCCGTGCTGGAAGTGACGCCCTTTGCACGTGGCGAGGCGCGGCTGATGGTGGCCGATCCTTTGCCCGCTGGGTTCGAGATCGACAACCCGAACCTGATGACGGCGGGTGCAGTGCCCGCGCTGGAAGGCTTGGGGCTGACGAATTTCGTGACCCACGCTGAATATCGGCAGGACCGTTTCCTTGCCGCCGTTGACCGAATGGACAATGCGCCTTTCCGTCTTGCCTATGTGGTGCGGGCAGTTTCACCGGGTTTGTTCCGGCATCCGGCGGCATCGGTCGAGGATATGTATCGCCCGGATTTCCGCGCGGTGGGTGAAACGGGCCGGGTCAGCGTGACGGAGTGATCCGCGCGCGCGCCATCTTTGCGCTTGCCACCGTGTTGTGGCTGGCCGCTATGGCGCGCGATGGTGTGGATGACTGGGTGGCGGCAACGGTCTTGCCGCCCCTTGTTCCCGAAACATCGGTCCTTATCGAGGATCGCGAAGGCGACCTTCTACGCGCCTATACGGTGGCTGATGGGCGTTGGCGACTGGCCGTGTCACCCGATGCGGTGGATCCTTTGTTCACCGAAATGTTGATCGCCTATGAGGATGGGCGGTTCCGTGACCATTCCGGCGTGGACCCCATCGCCTTGCTGCGCGCATTGGCGCAGGCGGTGTGGAATGGCGGGGTGGTGTCGGGCGGATCAACCCTGACGATGCAGGTCGCGCGACTGCTGGAGGAAAGCGGGACTGGACGGATCGAGGGCAAGATCCGGCAGATGCGGGTGGCGCTGGCGTTAGAGCGACGGCTGACGAAGGGTGAAATCCTTGGGCTTTATCTACTTTTGGCCCCTTATGGCGGGAACATCGAAGGCGTGAGGGCGGCGGCTTTGGCCTATTTCGGGAAAGAGCCTTGGCGGTTGACCCCCGCCGAAGCGGCGCTGCTGGTGGCAATCCCGCAAAGCCCGGAGAGCCGAAGGCCGGATCGGCATCCGGCAGCAGCGGCGGACGCGCGGGCGCGGGTTCTGGCGCGGGCGGTGGCGAAGGGGATCGTTGCGGAAGAGCATGCCGAGGCAGCCGAGCGGGAGGTTGTGCCCGTGGCGCGTCGGGCGGTGCCAGCCATTGCCCCGCATCTGGCGGACCGGGCGCGGCGGGATGCGCCACTGATGCAGGTGCATAGGCTGACCATCGACCGGGGGCTGCAAGTCGCGCTGGAACAATTGGCAGCTGAGACGGTGCAGCATCAGGGCGACAGGTTGCAGGTCGCCATGGTGGTTGCCGATCATGCCACGGGGGAAATCCTTGCGTCGGTCGGGTCGGCGGCGTTTCGGGCCGATGCGCGGCAAGGTTTCGTCGATATGACCCAGGCGCTACGGTCGCCGGGATCGACGTTGAAACCCCTGGTCTATGCCTTGGCCTTCGACGATGGCTTGGCGCATCCCGAAACGATGATCGAAGATCGCCCAGTGCGGTTTGGCACTTATGCGCCGCAGAATTTCGACCGAATTTATCGCGGGACGGTGCGGGTGCGGGGGGCTTTGCAGATGTCGCTGAACATCCCTGTCGTAGCCTTGACCGAGGCGATGGGGCCCGCACGCCTGTTGGTGGCGATGGACAAGGCTGGGATGGAGTATCGGCTGCCCGACGGCCAACCGGGATTGGCCGTTGCCCTTGGCGGGATAGGGGTCAGTTTGCAGGATATGGTGCAGCTTTACGCGGCCTTGGCGCGGGGGGGCGTTGCGCTGCCTTTGCGCTGGCGCGTGGATGGGGAAACGGAGGAAGGCGCGCGGGTCGTTTCCAGATCGGCAGCGTGGCA
Encoded proteins:
- the pbpC gene encoding penicillin-binding protein 1C; the encoded protein is MIRARAIFALATVLWLAAMARDGVDDWVAATVLPPLVPETSVLIEDREGDLLRAYTVADGRWRLAVSPDAVDPLFTEMLIAYEDGRFRDHSGVDPIALLRALAQAVWNGGVVSGGSTLTMQVARLLEESGTGRIEGKIRQMRVALALERRLTKGEILGLYLLLAPYGGNIEGVRAAALAYFGKEPWRLTPAEAALLVAIPQSPESRRPDRHPAAAADARARVLARAVAKGIVAEEHAEAAEREVVPVARRAVPAIAPHLADRARRDAPLMQVHRLTIDRGLQVALEQLAAETVQHQGDRLQVAMVVADHATGEILASVGSAAFRADARQGFVDMTQALRSPGSTLKPLVYALAFDDGLAHPETMIEDRPVRFGTYAPQNFDRIYRGTVRVRGALQMSLNIPVVALTEAMGPARLLVAMDKAGMEYRLPDGQPGLAVALGGIGVSLQDMVQLYAALARGGVALPLRWRVDGETEEGARVVSRSAAWQVGDILAGLAPPPGAPANRLAYKTGTSYGHRDAWAIGFDGGHVVGIWLGRADGTPVPGAFGADLAAPVLFQAFARLKPRLDAQPPAPPETLLVANAQLPRPLQKFRSRAAALAVAADVPRVAFPPDGAEVEPLPDGIMVRVEGGTAPFTWLADGAPMVTAERAREIVLPLTAAGFLTLSVIDAEGRSARTRVRLR
- a CDS encoding alpha-2-macroglobulin family protein codes for the protein MRFLSVSLAFALLLVPIAASAQELVPQKRAVLSQDIDLPGGDIGSAFDTTLEACERACLAGAACEAFTFNSRNGSCFLKAGPGEGVAYGGAFSGLVRAAAAGSAERARTRQGEIGFVQDWEFGAVTAQAVALGREHVTGPWTASEWIATAQNAEMAGDYAGAARSMGAAVNITDAAGDWAEYARLLLAAGDAEGPDQQALRERSYQAAVNAYLRAEGAAERHTILVTMGMALERLGRGSDTVKALRLAQSLQTRDDTAAYLAQAAGQYGFRIVENRVESDSARPRICATFSEDLVAKGVDYATFVQLDEPGLTVSAQFRDICVEGLVHGQRATVTFREGLPAADGQVLMGSVDITQYIRDRSPGVRFPGRAYVLPKAGEPALPVETVNTEALELILYRVTDRNLIRAFQNGYLSAPMAEWQEYDFTSQTGTEVWRGTAEVSLDVNRDVTTRLPMAEALAGQGAGVYALRASVPGKPSWQVPAGWQWFTVSDLGLTTLSGVDGLHVFVRSLGSAEAKAGIAVELLSNGNEVLGRTQTDAQGYARFDAGLTKGTGAAAPAMVVAREGEADVAFLSLTDPEFDLSDRGVEGREAAPPVNVFLATDRGAYRAGETVFATALARDSGAAAIEGLPLTVVVKRPDGVEHARQVVNDWSGGYVISQPILASAQRGVWRMEILAEADAPPLTATTFLVEDFLPERIDFDVMLPEGLRPGEVAELGVTARYLFGAPGADLAVEGEVLLRAATGLPGWEGYRFGPHDTPFSAVMQGFDPARTDAAGLASVTVALPDVGDPGVPLEARVAVRVAEGSGRPVERVTTVPLAANGPMIGVKPMFDGVVAENAEARFTLAGVDADGAATPMATRWELVRIETTYQWYQSFGNWMWQPVTRRERVAEGEVALSDPVEIAAPVTWGEYVLTVTQEGGAAVTSVPFNAGWFAAADAASTPDTLELSLDKAAYAAGDVAKLRLVPRFAGKAVVMVLSNRLVAMQAVTVAEGENVIDLPVTDEWGTGVYVTAQVLRPMDVAAGRNPARALGLAHAGVDPGARALRATVEVAPEADPRGVLPVAVKVDGLAAGEAAYVTIVAVDQGILNLTAYKAPDPQGHYFGQRKLGVGIRDIYGRLIDGLNGAEGVVRSGGDAGAQARLQAPPPTEELVAYFTGPVEVGADGYARAEFTLPAFNGTVKVMAVAWSKTGVGQASADVLVRDPVVVTASLPRFMAPGDEARVLLEIVHATGPFGTMGLSVEGRGVEVGDVPATIDLAEKGKQVVAVPLVAGSEGVHEVAVILTTPDGKVLEKLLSLPVLRNDPEVVRVSRFDLASGQTFQFDDAVLAGYLPGARATLAIGPLARLNAPGLLAALDRYPYGCTEQMTSKAMPLLYFDEVAQAMSLPWAENVQGRVQEAVAEILTNQGAEGGFGLWGPGSGDLWLDAYVTDFLSRAKARGFDVPDPAFRMALDNLRNQVNFAADFDYGGEALAYALMVLAREGAAAIGDLRYYADVKGDAFATPTAMAQLGAALAAYGEQTRADAMFARAGAALDAASLETEQLFRADFGTSYRDAAAVLTLAVEAGSNAVDREALTDRIATSGVLSTQESTWALLAANALIERPEVSGVTINGQPADGPLVQMRALGAAPVAVANSAADTTLTVTTFGVPEGDEAASGNGYAISRSYFTMDGTPMDASQVAVGTRMIAVLEVTPFARGEARLMVADPLPAGFEIDNPNLMTAGAVPALEGLGLTNFVTHAEYRQDRFLAAVDRMDNAPFRLAYVVRAVSPGLFRHPAASVEDMYRPDFRAVGETGRVSVTE